From the Argopecten irradians isolate NY chromosome 13, Ai_NY, whole genome shotgun sequence genome, one window contains:
- the LOC138306628 gene encoding testis-expressed protein 9-like, whose product MADSGRLSSSKSGRRSASGVKNTNLTSGGNTSSILSKEEEYKRLNAELEAKTANLVREAEEVLKEQDAVFSQPSLLDNINTEDFLDDYDEEMDDGPSPTPQSRPTSKLINQNRSSTSTSQNRPTSANQSRPTSANQSRPNSSTQSRPQSKTKKTGSARSRGRSAKSNVSDNVAIPDEAFITECKEFSKQSILNTISNIEERLDTDSDNDEDDDIIPQAAADMGSEATIRFLKAKLRVMQEELDRLAQECNKKSGGVGGQSGEWVVSPGEWDVSLGEWVVSQGEWVISQGEWVVSSGGLGGQSGGVGGQSGGVGDQSEGVGGQSGGVGGQSGGVGDQSRGVGDQSGGVGSQSGGVGEVWGSGWGVGGQSGGVGDQSGGVGVISQGEWGGQSGGVGGQSGGVGGQSGGVGDQSGGVGGQSGGMGGQSGGVGGQSGGVGSQSGGELEQMKRTQKQQSSSQSATEVRLNRALEEIEKQKEQLLRSKSSSKESSEQEKHRVDQLIAVNKRLEKQKNELMAGFKKQLKLIDILKRQKMHIEAAKMLSFSEEEFVKALEWGS is encoded by the exons TCAAAGTCTGGGAGAAGATCAGCCAGCGGTGTGAAGAACACCAACCTAACATCAGGTGGGAACACGTCCAGTATACTGAGCAAGGAGGAGGAGTACAA gaGACTAAATGCTGAGTTGGAGGCCAAAACAGCCAACCTTGTCAGAGAAGCAGAGGAAGTCCTG AAAGAGCAGGATGCAGTGTTTTCCCAGCCCAGCTTACTGGACAACATTAACACCGAGGATTTCTTAGA TGACTATGATGAAGAAATGGATGACGGGCCATCACCAACA CCTCAATCAAGACCGACTTCTAAACTGATCAACCAGAATCGCTCCTCGACATCAACAAGTCAGAATAGACCAACATCAGCCAATCAGAGCAGACCGACATCAGCCAATCAAAGCAGACCAAATTCAAGCACACAAAGTAGACCACAgtcaaaaacaaagaaaacaggTTCAGCAAG ATCCCGGGGCCGGAGTGCTAAGTCCAATGTGTCTGACAATGTGGCAATCCCTGACGAGGCCTTTATCACTGAGTGTAAGGAATTCTCTAAACAGTCCATCCTCAACACCATCTCAAACATCGAGGAGAGGCTGGACACAGACAGCGATAACGATGAGGACGATGATATTATACCACAGGCTGCAGCAGATATGGGCTCAG AGGCAACCATTAGATTTCTGAAAGCCAAGTTACGTGTGATGCAGGAGGAGCTAGACCGACTGGCACAGGAGTGTAATAAAAAG TCTGGGGGAGTGGGTGGTCAGTCAGGGGAGTGGGTGGTCAGTCCGGGGGAGTGGGATGTCAGTCTGGGGGAGTGGGTGGTCAGTCAGGGAGAGTGGGTGATCAGTCAGGGGGAGTGGGTGGTCAGTTCAGGGGGATTGGGTGGTCAGTCTGGGGGAGTGGGTGGTCAGTCTGGGGGAGTGGGTGATCAGTCAGAGGGAGTGGGTGGTCAGTCTGGGGGAGTGGGAGGTCAGTCTGGGGGAGTGGGTGATCAGTCAAGGGGAGTGGGTGATCAGTCAGGGGGAGTGGGAAGTCAGTCTGGAGGAGTGGGTGAAGTCTGGGGGAGTGGGTG GGGAGTGGGTGGTCAGTCAGGGGGAGTGGGTGATCAGTCGGGGGGAGTGGGTGTGATCAGTCAGGGGGAGTGGGGTGGTCAGTCAGGGGGAGTGGGTGGTCAGTCAGGGGGAGTGGGTGGTCAGTCTGGGGGAGTGGGTGATCAGTCAGGAGGAGTGGGTGGTCAGTCTGGGGGAATGGGAGGTCAGTCTGGGGGAGTGGGTGGTCAGTCTGGGGGAGTGGGAAGTCAGTCTGGAGGA GAGCTTGAACAGATGAAGAGAACACAAAAACAGCAGTCATCCTCTCAGTCTGCCACAGAAGTCCGCCTCAATCGAGCTTTAGAGGAAATCGAAAAACAGAAGGAACAACTTTTACGATCCAAATCATCATCTAAG GAATCCTCAGAGCAGGAGAAGCACAGGGTTGACCAATTGATAGCTGTCAACAAGCGACTAGAGAAACAGAAAAATGAACTGATGGCCGGCTTTAAAAAACAACTCAAACTCATTGATATACTTAAAAGACAAAAG ATGCATATAGAAGCTGCCAAGATGCTGTCATTTTCAGAGGAGGAGTTCGTGAAAGCTCTAGAATGGGGAAGTTAG